A window of the Nitrospirota bacterium genome harbors these coding sequences:
- a CDS encoding Ni/Fe hydrogenase subunit alpha: MEKKNININVEYITRVEGHGNIVINMKDGSLDKCRLEIVEAPRFFEGMLRGRSVFEAQHITSRICGICACGHTLASIQAAEDALGITPTEQTTKLRKLLLHYEILDSHILHIYVLTAPDLLGVKSFVPLINSHNEVIRRALRMKKTCNDVCDILVGRHVHPISAIVGGFTKLPREKDIDKMLEMLKSMRPDMDATLELLQTLKFPEFERDTEYIGLVSDDNEYPLLTGDIGSTDGIRINKNEYLKMTNEFIVPYSTAKRSKLNRESYAVGALARFNLNFNKLHPKAKEAALSLQLKPKCINPYLNTVAQLVECIHCLEDAISILEDLKNNPLNYNEEIVVGLNEQKKIPLKSGNGVGAVEVPRGILFHNYQIDENGVIQNANCVIPTNQNTGNIEYDMMKLVPEILDKSEEEIRLAVEMLVRSYDPCISCSAHLLNITLLNK, translated from the coding sequence ATGGAGAAAAAAAATATCAATATAAATGTTGAATATATTACACGAGTTGAGGGCCATGGAAATATCGTAATTAATATGAAAGATGGATCTTTAGATAAATGTCGACTTGAGATAGTTGAGGCACCAAGATTTTTTGAAGGTATGTTACGTGGCCGTTCTGTTTTTGAGGCACAGCATATTACCAGTAGAATCTGCGGGATATGTGCCTGCGGTCATACACTTGCTTCGATACAGGCTGCAGAGGATGCCCTCGGTATTACACCTACTGAGCAGACAACAAAACTGAGAAAACTTCTTCTTCACTATGAGATTCTCGACAGTCATATTTTACATATATACGTTCTTACGGCCCCTGATCTGCTCGGAGTAAAAAGCTTTGTTCCACTTATCAATAGCCATAATGAAGTTATCCGAAGGGCATTAAGAATGAAAAAAACCTGTAATGATGTCTGCGATATTCTTGTTGGCCGTCATGTTCATCCAATATCTGCAATAGTAGGAGGATTTACCAAGCTACCGAGAGAAAAAGATATAGATAAAATGCTCGAAATGCTTAAATCAATGAGACCTGATATGGATGCGACTTTAGAACTACTACAAACACTGAAATTCCCTGAATTTGAACGGGATACAGAATATATAGGGCTGGTGAGTGATGATAACGAATATCCATTATTAACAGGTGATATTGGTTCTACCGATGGTATCAGAATTAACAAGAATGAATATTTAAAAATGACTAATGAATTTATTGTGCCATATTCTACAGCTAAACGTTCGAAACTTAACCGTGAGTCTTACGCAGTAGGTGCGCTTGCACGATTTAATTTAAATTTTAACAAGCTCCATCCAAAGGCGAAAGAAGCTGCTTTATCTCTTCAATTAAAGCCCAAATGCATCAATCCTTATCTTAATACCGTTGCTCAGTTAGTTGAATGTATTCATTGTCTTGAAGATGCGATATCAATTTTAGAAGATTTAAAAAATAATCCTCTAAACTATAATGAGGAAATAGTTGTCGGTTTAAATGAACAGAAAAAAATTCCTTTAAAATCTGGTAATGGGGTCGGTGCGGTTGAAGTCCCGAGAGGTATACTGTTTCACAATTATCAAATAGATGAAAATGGGGTTATCCAGAATGCTAATTGTGTTATTCCAACAAACCAGAACACAGGAAATATCGAATATGATATGATGAAATTAGTTCCAGAAATCCTTGATAAGAGTGAGGAAGAAATACGATTAGCTGTTGAAATGTTGGTTCGCTCCTATGATCCCTGTATTTCCTGTTCAGCCCATCTTCTAAATATTACCCTTTTAAATAAGTAA
- a CDS encoding cytochrome B — MKKPNVAFYDFACCEGCQLQVANMGESLLDLLGSINIVEWREVMSEKWDMKLDISIIEGSITDKHAISRLKRIRKRSKIVIAYGSCATIGGVNGMKNSFDIEEIRKYVYGDSYQFFPTEPTRAIHQIVKVDYFVNGCPVYIPEFVTVLKAAMLNIPYYVPDYAVCVECKMNENVCMYERGVTCLGPVTRAGCNSWCINNGNICYGCRGMVSNPNIKGSQEVIAKYGISIDMILKKMNMYNKCRELD; from the coding sequence ATGAAGAAACCAAATGTTGCTTTTTATGATTTTGCCTGTTGTGAAGGATGTCAGCTTCAAGTCGCAAATATGGGTGAATCATTACTTGATCTTCTCGGTTCAATCAATATTGTTGAATGGAGAGAAGTCATGTCTGAAAAGTGGGACATGAAATTAGACATATCGATTATTGAAGGCAGTATTACAGATAAACATGCAATCAGCAGGTTAAAACGTATCCGAAAGAGATCAAAAATAGTTATAGCATATGGCTCCTGTGCCACAATTGGTGGCGTTAATGGAATGAAAAATAGTTTTGATATTGAAGAGATCAGGAAATATGTATATGGTGATAGTTATCAGTTTTTCCCAACTGAACCTACCAGGGCTATTCACCAGATAGTAAAGGTTGACTATTTTGTAAATGGTTGCCCGGTATATATCCCTGAGTTTGTAACTGTCCTGAAGGCTGCCATGTTAAACATCCCTTACTATGTGCCTGACTATGCTGTATGTGTTGAATGCAAGATGAATGAGAATGTCTGTATGTATGAAAGGGGTGTAACATGTCTTGGTCCTGTGACAAGGGCAGGATGCAATTCGTGGTGCATTAATAATGGAAATATTTGCTATGGTTGCCGTGGTATGGTAAGCAATCCGAATATAAAAGGTTCACAGGAAGTAATCGCAAAATATGGCATATCCATTGACATGATTTTAAAGAAAATGAATATGTATAACAAATGTAGAGAGCTTGACTGA
- a CDS encoding FAD/NAD(P)-binding protein — protein sequence MEKVALKDSSYQLKRAKILNIKKLTDKEKFFEIALMDRDYLDHEPGQFIMISLLGIGEVPISICSSPTRRDSFDICVRAVGKVTNKLHKLKTGDEVGIRGPYGKGFPVRILEGNDLLIIAGGLGLAPLRSLITYVLDNRRDFGKVHILFGCKEPKEILFSDEMKKWSERTDLHYACTVDRADPEWAGNVGVITTLIPGVDIEPSRTFAAVVGPPVMYNFVIKELLAKGIPERQILLSFERHMKCGNGKCGRCQIQNLYCCQDGPVFNYEKIKYLSEAF from the coding sequence ATGGAGAAGGTGGCTCTAAAAGACTCCAGCTATCAGTTAAAGAGGGCAAAAATACTCAATATAAAAAAACTGACAGACAAAGAAAAATTTTTTGAAATAGCACTTATGGATAGAGACTATCTTGACCATGAGCCAGGTCAGTTTATAATGATTTCTCTCCTCGGGATAGGAGAAGTTCCTATTTCTATATGCTCATCTCCTACAAGACGTGATTCTTTTGATATATGTGTAAGGGCTGTAGGTAAGGTTACAAACAAACTACATAAATTAAAGACAGGGGATGAGGTAGGTATTAGAGGTCCTTATGGAAAAGGATTTCCAGTAAGAATCCTTGAAGGGAATGACCTGTTAATTATTGCTGGTGGTTTAGGGTTAGCACCATTACGTTCCCTGATTACATATGTCCTTGATAATCGTCGTGATTTTGGGAAGGTGCATATTTTATTTGGATGTAAGGAACCTAAGGAGATACTATTCAGCGATGAAATGAAAAAATGGAGTGAACGAACAGATTTACACTATGCATGTACGGTTGATCGTGCAGACCCTGAATGGGCTGGAAATGTTGGTGTAATTACCACTCTTATTCCTGGAGTTGATATTGAGCCATCTCGAACATTTGCTGCTGTTGTTGGGCCGCCTGTTATGTATAACTTTGTAATAAAGGAACTTTTGGCTAAAGGGATACCGGAGCGTCAAATTTTATTGTCTTTTGAACGTCATATGAAATGCGGAAATGGAAAATGTGGTCGCTGTCAGATTCAAAATCTCTATTGTTGTCAGGATGGACCTGTCTTCAATTATGAAAAGATCAAATATCTGAGTGAGGCTTTTTGA
- the thiL gene encoding thiamine-phosphate kinase codes for MSPRHIKLSEVGELKLLEQIKRNFAKRSRDILVGIGDDASVLKPLKKNLLVTTDMMIEGIHFDLRFMTPFQLGFKLISVNISDIYAMGGQPSFVLLNIALRKDTKKEFFDEFFMGIQKALNLYRAKLIGGDISSVFKSACLSATILGYCTKHINRKGASVGDKIYVTGNLGDSACGLELLKKIKRPLILHIRSKIKKQKEICRKIFKNISWETVEPLFIRHLMPVVKFPRKFLNNATSMIDISDGLMIDLSRICKESKVGARIYLEKIPVSPELQKVALFLKKDPLKFALSGGEDYEILFTAPSEKNIEAIHIGEITTKSEKVIIDNYGRKKTLSWEGYQHFV; via the coding sequence ATGTCCCCTCGCCATATAAAACTCTCTGAAGTTGGAGAACTTAAACTATTAGAGCAGATAAAAAGAAATTTTGCTAAGAGATCAAGAGACATATTAGTTGGTATAGGTGACGATGCATCTGTTCTGAAACCCCTCAAAAAAAATCTTTTAGTAACAACTGATATGATGATAGAAGGAATTCATTTCGATCTTCGTTTTATGACCCCTTTTCAGCTTGGTTTCAAATTAATATCTGTTAACATCAGTGACATCTATGCAATGGGCGGACAACCTTCTTTTGTTCTCTTAAATATTGCATTAAGGAAAGATACAAAAAAAGAATTCTTTGATGAATTTTTTATGGGGATTCAGAAAGCTCTAAATTTATACAGAGCAAAGCTGATTGGTGGTGATATTTCTTCTGTTTTTAAATCCGCTTGTTTATCAGCAACGATTTTAGGATATTGCACTAAGCATATCAACAGAAAAGGTGCCAGTGTAGGTGATAAAATATATGTTACAGGCAATTTAGGGGATTCAGCTTGTGGACTTGAACTTTTAAAGAAAATTAAAAGGCCACTGATTTTGCATATTCGTTCAAAGATAAAGAAACAGAAAGAAATATGCAGAAAAATATTTAAAAACATTTCATGGGAGACGGTCGAACCTTTATTTATTAGACATCTTATGCCAGTAGTAAAATTTCCCAGAAAATTCTTAAACAATGCAACATCAATGATAGATATAAGTGACGGACTAATGATCGATTTATCAAGAATCTGTAAAGAAAGTAAGGTAGGCGCCAGAATATATTTAGAAAAAATACCAGTGTCTCCAGAGCTTCAAAAGGTAGCCTTATTTTTAAAAAAGGATCCCCTGAAATTTGCGTTATCAGGCGGAGAAGATTATGAAATATTATTTACTGCACCTTCTGAGAAAAATATTGAAGCAATCCACATAGGTGAAATTACAACAAAATCAGAAAAGGTAATAATAGACAATTATGGCAGAAAAAAGACTCTGTCATGGGAGGGTTATCAGCATTTTGTATAA
- a CDS encoding phage holin family protein, with the protein MKIMINAFSIAVAVRLIDGITFTGEWWKMIIIGAIFGIVNTFIKPLITLFTIPLIIFTLGLFTLIVNTLMLTITAQLSIPFKLGFEINGFGPAFKGALIVSIVSMLLSWITGLKKIRYYRQ; encoded by the coding sequence TTGAAAATAATGATAAATGCCTTTTCTATTGCTGTAGCAGTAAGGCTTATTGATGGTATAACCTTTACAGGAGAATGGTGGAAAATGATTATTATTGGTGCAATTTTTGGTATTGTTAATACATTTATAAAGCCGTTAATTACTCTTTTCACAATTCCTCTGATTATTTTTACCCTTGGACTTTTTACTCTCATCGTCAATACCCTGATGCTTACGATTACTGCTCAACTCTCAATCCCCTTTAAACTCGGGTTTGAAATTAATGGTTTTGGGCCTGCTTTTAAAGGAGCATTAATTGTAAGTATTGTAAGCATGTTGCTTTCTTGGATTACGGGACTAAAAAAGATTAGATACTATAGACAATGA
- a CDS encoding branched-chain amino acid transaminase — MILKTKKIWMDGKFVNWDNAKVHILTHTLHYGLGVFEGIRCYETQNGPAIFRLDEHIDRLYDSAHIFIIDIPYSKKEIKEAIIKTVKINKIKECYIRPLVYIGYGAMGLYPKENPVNLMIAVWPWGTYLGEKGLNEGIRIKISSFIRNHVNSNMSRGKICGYYVNSQLAKKEAIMCGYDEALLLDTEGYISEGSGENIFIIRNGNLKTTPLTSILEGVTRNSIIRIAKDIGIETIEERFTRDELYIADEAFLTGTAAEVTPIKEADGRVIGSGKPGEITKKLQSIFFEIVKGKNNKYESWLTRI, encoded by the coding sequence ATGATTTTAAAGACCAAAAAGATATGGATGGATGGGAAATTTGTAAACTGGGATAATGCTAAAGTGCATATTCTCACACACACCCTTCACTATGGACTTGGTGTTTTTGAAGGAATCAGGTGTTATGAGACACAGAATGGACCTGCAATTTTCAGACTTGATGAACATATTGACAGGCTTTATGATTCCGCACATATTTTTATAATTGATATTCCATATTCTAAAAAAGAGATTAAAGAAGCGATAATCAAGACGGTAAAAATAAACAAAATAAAAGAATGTTATATAAGGCCATTAGTATACATAGGATATGGCGCTATGGGACTATATCCCAAGGAAAATCCTGTTAATTTAATGATTGCTGTTTGGCCATGGGGAACATACCTTGGAGAAAAGGGGCTTAACGAAGGAATAAGAATAAAGATATCTTCTTTTATAAGAAACCATGTAAATTCCAATATGTCAAGGGGAAAGATTTGCGGATATTATGTCAATTCACAACTTGCTAAAAAAGAAGCTATTATGTGTGGATATGACGAGGCCCTGCTTCTTGATACAGAAGGATACATATCAGAAGGAAGCGGTGAAAATATTTTTATTATCAGGAATGGTAATCTAAAAACCACTCCTCTTACTTCAATACTTGAAGGCGTAACAAGGAATAGTATCATCAGGATTGCTAAAGACATCGGTATAGAAACAATTGAAGAAAGATTTACCCGCGATGAGCTTTATATTGCGGATGAGGCTTTTTTAACTGGCACTGCTGCTGAGGTTACTCCAATTAAAGAAGCTGATGGCAGGGTTATCGGAAGTGGAAAACCAGGAGAAATAACAAAAAAACTCCAGTCAATATTTTTTGAAATAGTTAAGGGAAAAAATAATAAATATGAATCCTGGTTAACAAGGATTTAA
- the lon gene encoding endopeptidase La yields MADVIDMEQKNEKEIEIPDTLPVLPVRDIVVFPYMILPLFVGRDMSIKAIEYALSTNRMVLLITQKDLNIENPTPDDLYSMGTVALIMRMLKLPDGRVKILVQGLSKARALNYEQTDPFFKARIEKVIDLKPEKLTIEDEAQIRMIKEQLEKVISLGKSILPDVVGIIENIDEPGRLADLVASNLGLKSEQSQEILEIEDAVQRLKRVNEILAREAELLTVQQKIQSEARGEIDKTQREYFLREQLKAIQKELGDIDERAEEIKEFRKKIEEAKMPEKVMKEAEKQLKRLEKMHPDSAEAATVRTYLDWLVELPWSKSTIDNLDIKAAEKVLNEDHYDLEKVKERILEYLSVRKLKEKMKGPILCFIGPPGVGKTSLGKSIARALGREFVRMSLGGVRDEAEIRGHRRTYVGALPGRIIQGIKTAATNNPVFMLDEIDKIGMDFRGDPSSALLEVLDPEQNNSFADHYLAVPFDLSNVMFITTGNLVDTIPGPLRDRMEIIYLSGYTTEEKVGIAKNYLIPKQLEEHGLNNKVLKITDSGLFNIISQYTREAGVRNLEREIANLCRKVAKKIAEGKEKTFVISSQNVHKYLGIPKFLPEEEMEKDEIGVATGLAWTETGGDIIYVEATTMKGKGNLTLTGQLGDVMKESAQAALSYVRSKAKILGIKDDIFSKTDLHIHVPAGAIPKDGPSAGITMATAIASALTGKPVSKNVAMTGEVTLRGRVLPIGGLKEKALAAKRMGINKVIIPKRNKKDLEDIPKYIKKDMEFILAETMDDVIKIALKRIDGRKSRKRKK; encoded by the coding sequence ATGGCAGACGTTATTGACATGGAACAGAAGAATGAAAAGGAAATAGAAATACCTGATACTTTACCAGTTCTTCCAGTAAGGGATATAGTAGTTTTTCCTTATATGATACTGCCACTTTTTGTTGGCAGAGATATGTCCATAAAAGCTATAGAATATGCTCTAAGCACTAACAGAATGGTATTGCTAATTACTCAAAAGGATCTGAACATCGAAAATCCAACTCCTGATGATCTCTATTCTATGGGAACAGTTGCTCTTATTATGAGAATGCTGAAACTCCCTGATGGTAGGGTTAAGATACTTGTTCAGGGTTTAAGTAAAGCAAGGGCATTAAATTATGAACAGACTGACCCTTTCTTTAAGGCAAGAATCGAGAAGGTAATTGATTTGAAACCAGAGAAACTAACCATTGAGGATGAAGCGCAAATTAGGATGATAAAAGAACAATTAGAAAAGGTTATTTCTCTTGGGAAGTCAATACTTCCTGATGTTGTAGGAATTATAGAGAATATTGATGAGCCTGGAAGACTTGCAGACCTTGTTGCCTCCAATCTTGGTTTAAAATCTGAACAATCACAAGAGATTCTTGAGATTGAAGATGCTGTGCAGAGGCTCAAGCGTGTGAACGAGATATTAGCAAGAGAAGCAGAACTGCTTACAGTTCAACAGAAAATTCAATCTGAGGCCAGAGGAGAGATTGATAAAACACAGAGGGAATATTTTTTAAGAGAGCAGCTTAAGGCAATTCAAAAGGAGCTCGGTGATATTGATGAAAGAGCAGAAGAAATAAAGGAATTCAGGAAAAAAATTGAAGAAGCAAAGATGCCGGAAAAGGTTATGAAAGAAGCAGAGAAGCAATTAAAACGTCTTGAAAAAATGCATCCTGACAGTGCTGAAGCAGCTACGGTCAGGACATATCTTGATTGGCTTGTTGAACTACCGTGGTCAAAGTCTACGATTGATAATCTCGATATAAAAGCTGCTGAAAAAGTACTCAATGAAGATCACTATGACCTTGAGAAAGTAAAAGAGCGTATTCTGGAATATCTAAGCGTCAGAAAGTTAAAAGAAAAGATGAAAGGCCCCATTCTTTGTTTTATTGGTCCTCCAGGTGTAGGAAAAACATCACTCGGCAAATCTATTGCAAGAGCACTTGGAAGGGAATTTGTAAGAATGTCGCTTGGAGGTGTCAGGGATGAAGCAGAGATAAGAGGACACAGGCGGACGTATGTTGGCGCTCTTCCTGGCCGTATAATACAAGGCATAAAAACAGCAGCAACGAATAACCCTGTATTTATGCTTGACGAAATTGACAAAATAGGAATGGACTTCAGAGGAGACCCTTCATCAGCTCTTCTTGAAGTACTTGACCCGGAACAGAACAATTCTTTTGCAGACCATTATCTTGCAGTTCCATTTGATTTGTCAAATGTGATGTTCATAACAACCGGAAATCTTGTTGATACAATTCCAGGCCCATTAAGAGACAGAATGGAGATAATCTATCTGTCAGGTTATACAACTGAAGAAAAAGTCGGGATTGCTAAGAACTATCTTATCCCAAAACAGCTTGAAGAACATGGATTAAACAACAAGGTTCTGAAAATTACTGATTCCGGGCTTTTTAATATAATCTCACAATATACCAGAGAAGCAGGTGTCAGAAACCTTGAGAGAGAAATTGCGAATCTTTGTAGGAAAGTGGCAAAGAAGATAGCTGAAGGTAAAGAAAAGACATTCGTTATCTCTTCACAGAATGTTCACAAATATCTCGGGATCCCTAAGTTCCTTCCCGAAGAAGAAATGGAAAAAGATGAGATTGGTGTAGCAACAGGACTTGCATGGACCGAAACAGGAGGGGATATTATTTATGTTGAGGCAACGACCATGAAAGGAAAGGGGAATCTAACACTGACAGGACAACTTGGAGACGTGATGAAGGAATCAGCACAAGCAGCTTTAAGCTATGTAAGGTCAAAAGCAAAGATTCTCGGAATTAAAGATGATATATTTTCTAAAACTGACCTCCATATACACGTACCGGCTGGCGCTATACCTAAAGATGGTCCATCTGCCGGTATTACAATGGCAACTGCAATTGCATCAGCACTTACTGGAAAACCTGTAAGTAAAAATGTTGCAATGACAGGAGAAGTTACTTTAAGAGGAAGAGTTTTACCGATTGGAGGTTTGAAGGAAAAGGCTCTCGCAGCAAAGAGAATGGGAATCAATAAGGTTATAATTCCTAAACGGAATAAAAAAGATCTTGAGGATATCCCAAAATATATAAAAAAGGATATGGAGTTTATTCTTGCTGAAACAATGGATGATGTTATAAAAATTGCACTTAAGAGAATAGATGGAAGAAAGTCTCGAAAAAGAAAAAAATGA
- a CDS encoding arginine--tRNA ligase, which produces MKKDVIDIIKTSLHSLGVDPIPTIEVEVPPNDSMGDIATTVAMSLSRQLKKHPRKIAEDIVSNIGDNSFFKKIDIAGPGFINFTFSMEYLFAELKKLILYKSKFLRENIGKDRKIQIEFISANPTGPLHLGHGRGGAVGQALANLLKAAGFNIEREYYINDAGKQVKLLGLSVFARYQQLLGNDYQFPEDGYKGGYIEDIAKEIIREKGKEHNQKDFQEVSDFFIDFSYRKILSGIKDDLKEFGISFDTWQSERQLFDSGEVKNAIEDLRDKGFIYEKDGATWFRATLFGDDKDRVIIKKDGEYTYFTSDIAYHRKKIEKRFDELIDIWGADHHGYIPRIEAVIEALGYPKEKLKVLIVQMVNLMRGGKPVQMSKRAGEFVTLREVIDEVGPDITKFIFLTRRPDSHLDFDLDVAKTQSSENPVFYVQYANARINSIFNYAIENGINVENLNDATLGFLTTSEELKIIKKLLTYKMVFEGAVNAREPHRITFFLQELAGIFHPYYNKYRIIGNDIKLSRARLALCEAIRIVLRDGLEILGVSAPEKM; this is translated from the coding sequence ATGAAAAAGGATGTTATAGATATTATCAAGACTTCACTGCATTCACTCGGTGTTGATCCAATACCTACAATTGAGGTTGAAGTACCACCAAATGATTCAATGGGTGACATTGCGACAACAGTTGCAATGTCACTATCGAGGCAATTAAAAAAACATCCTCGAAAAATAGCAGAGGATATTGTGTCTAATATAGGCGATAACTCTTTTTTTAAAAAAATAGATATTGCAGGACCAGGTTTTATAAATTTTACATTCTCTATGGAATATCTTTTTGCAGAATTAAAAAAATTGATTTTATATAAGAGTAAGTTTCTGAGAGAAAATATCGGGAAAGACAGAAAGATTCAGATAGAATTTATAAGTGCTAATCCTACAGGTCCTTTACATCTTGGACATGGAAGAGGAGGTGCTGTAGGTCAAGCTCTTGCAAATCTTTTAAAAGCAGCAGGTTTCAACATTGAACGCGAATACTATATAAACGATGCTGGGAAACAGGTAAAACTCCTCGGTCTGTCAGTTTTTGCAAGGTATCAACAATTATTGGGAAATGATTATCAGTTTCCTGAAGACGGATATAAAGGTGGATATATTGAAGATATTGCAAAGGAGATAATAAGAGAAAAAGGAAAAGAGCATAATCAAAAAGATTTTCAAGAAGTTTCAGATTTCTTCATCGATTTTTCATATCGCAAGATACTGTCAGGAATAAAAGATGACTTGAAAGAGTTCGGGATAAGCTTTGATACCTGGCAGAGTGAAAGGCAACTCTTTGATAGTGGTGAAGTAAAAAATGCTATTGAGGATCTAAGAGATAAAGGATTTATTTATGAAAAGGATGGAGCTACATGGTTTAGGGCAACACTATTCGGCGATGATAAAGACAGGGTTATTATTAAAAAGGATGGTGAATATACTTATTTTACATCAGACATTGCATACCACAGAAAGAAAATAGAGAAGCGTTTTGATGAGCTTATAGACATATGGGGTGCTGATCATCATGGGTATATTCCAAGAATAGAGGCTGTAATAGAAGCTCTCGGATATCCAAAAGAGAAATTAAAAGTTTTGATAGTTCAGATGGTTAATCTTATGAGAGGAGGAAAACCGGTTCAGATGTCAAAGAGGGCAGGGGAATTTGTTACGTTACGTGAAGTAATAGATGAAGTCGGCCCAGATATAACTAAGTTTATATTCCTCACAAGACGTCCTGATAGTCATCTTGATTTTGATCTCGATGTTGCAAAAACTCAATCATCAGAAAATCCTGTATTTTATGTGCAGTATGCAAATGCAAGGATAAATAGTATTTTTAATTATGCAATAGAAAATGGCATTAATGTTGAAAATCTCAATGATGCAACATTAGGTTTTTTAACAACATCTGAAGAACTAAAGATTATTAAAAAACTTCTCACATATAAGATGGTTTTTGAAGGTGCTGTTAATGCACGTGAGCCACATAGGATCACATTTTTTCTGCAGGAACTCGCAGGAATTTTTCACCCATATTACAACAAATATAGAATAATCGGGAATGATATTAAATTGAGCAGGGCAAGGCTTGCATTATGTGAAGCTATAAGGATTGTTCTTCGGGATGGTCTTGAGATACTCGGAGTAAGTGCTCCTGAAAAAATGTAA